A genomic stretch from Natronomonas gomsonensis includes:
- a CDS encoding M20/M25/M40 family metallo-hydrolase: MDDERRAFLEALLSTATPSGFEETGQRRWLDYVDPVADETHVDAYGNAVAVSEGAGDGPSIAIAGHGDEIGLMVRDITDGGFLKLSSIGGSDKTVTRGQHVRVHTADGTVNGVIGQVAIHLRDTASDEYDEINEQYVDIGVEDSDAARELVEVGDPVTFDTNIAELEGDRLAARGMDNRVGIWTAAEAFRRVAETDHESTVYAVSTVQEELGLKGAKMVGFDLEPDAVVATDVTHATDQPESPGNRSTGVELGAGPVVARGSANHPKLVEATRTVAEDEGIDVQLQASGSFSGTDADAFYTTRGGIPSLNVGLPNRYMHTPVEVVDLADLEAAAELLAAVAVRVGAFAPFTADV; the protein is encoded by the coding sequence ATGGACGACGAACGGCGAGCGTTTCTCGAGGCGTTGCTGTCGACGGCGACCCCCTCGGGATTCGAGGAGACAGGACAGCGACGGTGGCTCGACTACGTCGACCCCGTCGCCGACGAAACACACGTCGACGCCTACGGGAACGCGGTCGCCGTTTCCGAGGGCGCCGGCGACGGGCCGTCGATTGCGATTGCCGGCCACGGCGACGAAATCGGGCTGATGGTCCGGGACATCACCGACGGGGGGTTCCTGAAACTCTCCAGTATCGGCGGGTCGGACAAGACGGTCACTCGTGGCCAACACGTCCGAGTTCACACCGCCGACGGAACCGTCAACGGCGTCATCGGACAGGTGGCGATTCACCTCCGTGACACCGCGAGCGACGAGTACGACGAAATCAACGAACAGTACGTCGACATCGGCGTCGAGGACAGCGATGCTGCCCGGGAGTTGGTTGAGGTTGGCGACCCCGTGACCTTCGACACGAACATCGCCGAACTGGAGGGCGACCGACTCGCAGCCCGCGGGATGGACAACCGCGTCGGCATCTGGACTGCGGCCGAGGCGTTCCGTCGGGTGGCCGAGACGGACCACGAATCGACGGTGTACGCCGTCTCGACCGTTCAAGAAGAACTCGGCCTCAAGGGCGCGAAGATGGTCGGATTCGACCTCGAACCAGACGCCGTCGTGGCGACGGACGTGACCCACGCTACCGACCAGCCGGAATCACCGGGCAACCGTTCGACCGGCGTCGAGTTGGGGGCGGGCCCCGTCGTCGCTCGTGGTAGCGCTAACCACCCGAAACTCGTGGAGGCGACCCGAACGGTGGCTGAAGACGAGGGCATCGACGTGCAACTACAGGCGTCGGGCAGTTTCAGCGGCACCGACGCGGACGCCTTCTACACCACGCGCGGGGGCATCCCCTCGCTGAACGTCGGCCTGCCGAACCGCTACATGCACACGCCCGTCGAGGTGGTCGACCTCGCGGACCTCGAGGCCGCCGCCGAGTTGCTCGCGGCCGTCGCCGTCCGGGTCGGGGCTTTCGCCCCGTTCACTGCCGACGTGTAG
- a CDS encoding ring-cleaving dioxygenase, translating to MPEPISGLHHVTAIASDPEENVDFYTDVLGLRLVKKTVNFDDVTTYHLYYGDEVGSPGTILTFFPFGAGHRGSVGRGQTSATAFVVPEGSLKYWADRLDDHGVEYDAVEERFEERVLPFYDHDGQPLELVTGAVDIDPWDGSDVPVEHAIRGFHGVTLLSADAEATADVLETMGYERLKETGHRTRFVGAGDRASFVDVLDDPEASAGMQGAGTVHHVAFRVPDDDAQMAWREELAERGLRVTPQKDRRYFRSIYFREPGGVLFEFATDGPGFDADEPVAELGSELKLPPWLEADRETIERSLPPLSAE from the coding sequence ATGCCCGAGCCGATATCCGGACTTCACCACGTGACGGCCATCGCCAGCGACCCCGAGGAGAACGTCGATTTTTACACCGACGTACTCGGGCTCCGGCTGGTGAAGAAAACGGTCAATTTCGACGACGTGACGACGTATCATCTCTACTACGGCGACGAGGTCGGCTCGCCCGGGACGATTCTGACGTTCTTCCCGTTCGGCGCTGGCCACCGCGGGTCGGTCGGCCGCGGACAGACCTCCGCAACGGCGTTCGTCGTCCCCGAGGGGAGCCTCAAGTACTGGGCGGACCGCCTCGACGACCACGGGGTCGAGTACGACGCCGTCGAGGAGCGCTTCGAGGAGCGCGTCCTCCCGTTCTACGACCACGACGGCCAACCGCTGGAGTTGGTCACCGGCGCCGTCGACATCGACCCGTGGGACGGCAGCGACGTGCCGGTCGAACACGCAATCCGTGGGTTCCACGGCGTCACGCTGCTGTCGGCCGACGCCGAGGCGACCGCCGACGTACTGGAGACGATGGGGTACGAACGCCTCAAGGAGACCGGCCATCGAACCCGATTCGTCGGTGCGGGCGACCGCGCGTCGTTCGTCGACGTACTCGACGACCCGGAGGCGTCGGCGGGGATGCAGGGCGCGGGTACCGTCCACCACGTGGCGTTTCGAGTTCCCGACGACGACGCCCAGATGGCGTGGCGCGAGGAACTCGCCGAGAGGGGACTGCGCGTGACGCCACAGAAGGACCGACGGTACTTCCGGTCGATTTACTTTCGGGAACCCGGTGGCGTGCTGTTCGAGTTCGCGACGGACGGTCCCGGATTCGACGCCGACGAACCGGTCGCGGAGCTGGGGTCGGAGTTGAAACTCCCACCGTGGCTCGAGGCGGACCGAGAAACCATCGAGCGCAGTCTCCCGCCGCTGTCGGCGGAGTAA
- a CDS encoding 3-keto-5-aminohexanoate cleavage protein: protein MSYDDYLAGDPVVITAALTGGVHGKEASPHLPETPEEIADAAEACEAAGASVVHLHARRENGERSFSRERFQELTEAVRERTDLVVQHSTGGTGAPDDIRHEPLRTDPAPDMASLDMGPLNRYQHLTSENTRGLVESLAEEMRERGIKPEMEVFNGGHLNEVHELLDRRPDLIEEPIYTTLIFGGGTTAMPTPDTFRSLVNHLPEGTQFNTLGFGQHQLPFAALGIVFGGHVRVGLEDNRYFRRGELATNAQLVERAATLAETLERPVATPDDAREILDI from the coding sequence ATGAGTTACGACGACTACCTCGCCGGCGACCCAGTCGTCATCACTGCGGCGCTGACAGGCGGCGTTCACGGCAAGGAGGCCAGTCCCCATCTCCCGGAGACGCCCGAAGAGATAGCCGACGCCGCCGAGGCGTGTGAAGCCGCCGGCGCCTCGGTCGTCCACCTCCACGCTCGCCGAGAGAACGGCGAACGCTCGTTTTCGCGTGAGCGATTTCAGGAACTCACCGAGGCAGTTCGGGAGCGGACGGACCTCGTCGTCCAGCACTCCACCGGCGGGACGGGTGCGCCCGACGACATCCGACACGAACCGCTTCGGACTGACCCCGCCCCCGACATGGCCTCTCTCGACATGGGGCCGCTCAACCGCTATCAGCACCTCACTTCCGAGAACACCCGCGGCCTCGTCGAATCGCTGGCCGAGGAAATGCGTGAGCGTGGAATCAAACCCGAGATGGAGGTGTTCAACGGCGGCCACCTCAACGAGGTCCACGAACTGCTCGACCGGCGTCCGGACCTCATCGAGGAGCCGATTTACACGACGCTCATCTTCGGCGGCGGCACGACAGCGATGCCGACGCCCGACACCTTCCGGTCGCTCGTCAATCACCTCCCAGAGGGCACACAGTTCAACACCCTCGGCTTCGGCCAACATCAACTCCCGTTTGCCGCCTTGGGAATCGTCTTCGGGGGCCACGTCCGCGTCGGCTTGGAGGACAACCGCTACTTCCGGCGGGGTGAACTCGCGACGAACGCCCAACTGGTCGAGCGGGCGGCAACGCTCGCGGAAACCCTCGAACGCCCCGTCGCGACGCCCGACGACGCCCGGGAGATACTCGATATCTGA